A window of Bacteroidota bacterium genomic DNA:
CTGATGGAGCAATTTTACGAAGACGAAATTGCAAAACCGAGTGATGAGGAAAATAAGAAATTTTGGGATCAGATTTCTTTTAACTTCACAGTGGTTCGGGATATGCTTGAAGAAGCAATGGATAAATTCGACATTACCGAAGAAGATCTTGAGGATATTGAAATTGAACCATTGAATAAAAAAGAAAAAAGTAAAGCGGAAAAACTTTCTTTCGATTACGCAATGAAGATGAGTAATTGGCTGGAAAATAATTCAGATTACTTTAACAGCAAAAGTAATAGCTACTCCATTATAAATGATGAGATCAATATTGAACTCAGTGATGCTATTGAAATAGTCCAGTTTTATGAATTTTTTATCGCTCCGAAAATCGCCAGAGCTAATTCTGAAAAATTATTCAGAACCGATGACAAAGATTTTATTCAATCCGACAATAACGGTTCAGCGAAAATCGCACTTATAGCAATTAACCGCTCAATAGAGGCTTTAGGAATACTGACTAAATACTTTCCCGAAAAAGAAGATGAATTACTGGATTTCCTGGTGACTCTTTCAAGAATAAAAAAACTTGTAGATAATGATTTCCCAAATGCCATGGAATTTATACGCCCGGGATTTGACGAAATTTAGCATTGAATCATTAGCTCATTGAATCATTAAAACAGTGACAAAAAAAGATAAAACATATACCGTTCAGGAAATAAAAGCAAAGATGGAGCATTACTGTGCTTATCAGGATCGCTGTCATTTTGATGTAGAAAAAAAACTTAGAGACTATTTCATTATCCCCGAAGCTAAGGATGAAATTTTATTGAGTTTAATGCAGGATAATTTTTTGAATGAAGAAAGGTTTGCAAAATCATTTGTACGGGGGAAATTCAAGACAAAAAAATGGGGGAAAATCAAAATAAAGCACGAGTTAAAACATAAAAACATTTCGGAGTATTTAATAAACGCCGGACTGAAAGAAATTGATGATGAAGAATACTTTGATGTGGCAAAGTCATTAACTCAGGCTAAATTAGATAATACCACCGCTAAAAACAGTTATGAATTAAAATCGAAAGTGATAAATTATATGCAGAGAAAAGGTTTTGAGTATAACCTGGTTCTGGAAATTACAGATGAGCTCATCGAAAATAATTATTAGAAACTACATTGTACTATTTGGTTATAGGATTAAAAGTAAATATTGAATATTTCAAAAAACCACATAATCTTACAACCCTTTAATTTCCATAAAACTCAGATTACTAATAAAAACAATACTTTTCACCCCCTTCCTTAAATTAAAATGTAAACTTTAGCAAGATTTTTCCTACTTTTGTCATAAACAACATCAGCCTAACATCAGAATCACTTATATTTTCGCAAACTGTTATGATTTCATTTAGATATTCATACTATGTAATTTCACTCTTTATAGCAACAACATGCTATACCAATTCAGTTGCTCAGGAGGTATTAGTGAATCCTAAAACTGACAATGATAGCACTATTTTAAAATCTTCAATTAAAAATGAGGATTTAAATCTCATAAAAAGCAAAATCACAAACGAAAGAATTAAACTTCAAAAACTCCTGCCTGAGAATAAAAATTCTAGCAGCTCTCTATTAATACAAATTCAGGAACAGACTTTAGTTTTAGAAGAATCCATAGTTAGTTTTGTGGAGATAAAACACAGTTTAACGGTTAATGACTCTTTGAGTCGCCGTAATAATTTAGACTCTGAATTACTACTAGCACGCTTAATTTACATCAGAGCCAGAACCTGGTATATGCAACAATCG
This region includes:
- a CDS encoding regulatory protein RecX, yielding MTKKDKTYTVQEIKAKMEHYCAYQDRCHFDVEKKLRDYFIIPEAKDEILLSLMQDNFLNEERFAKSFVRGKFKTKKWGKIKIKHELKHKNISEYLINAGLKEIDDEEYFDVAKSLTQAKLDNTTAKNSYELKSKVINYMQRKGFEYNLVLEITDELIENNY